In the Pyrolobus fumarii 1A genome, one interval contains:
- a CDS encoding GDP-mannose dehydrogenase encodes MRGGVGRSVATRILVVGLGEVGSAVYRLASNAPGVETYGYDIDASRSVHRLEEVPSPIDFLHVAIPFKGYQPFLDAVRAYVERFEPRHVIVHSTVAPGTTRMLREKLGVPVSYSPVRGKHPCIERHLRFWPKWVATLPRERLGEASEHLRLLGMPVKPCNCEPETLELAKLWETVYRAAMIAAWQELHRMALRFGADIEKITEFVAEVHEVLRDRPVYYPSVIGGHCLIPNTRILRSVYQSKLLDFILESNELRQEEINDPKVREGVEKVKQVAERLINKDYYRCE; translated from the coding sequence ATGCGAGGAGGCGTGGGGCGCAGCGTGGCGACAAGGATACTCGTGGTGGGCCTGGGTGAGGTAGGCTCCGCGGTATACAGGCTAGCCTCTAACGCTCCCGGCGTCGAAACCTACGGGTATGATATTGACGCGTCTAGGAGTGTCCACCGGCTAGAGGAGGTACCCTCCCCCATAGACTTCCTGCACGTCGCCATACCCTTCAAAGGATACCAACCCTTCCTAGATGCCGTCAGGGCTTACGTCGAGCGGTTCGAGCCGAGACACGTGATCGTGCACAGCACTGTAGCCCCCGGCACCACGAGGATGCTACGCGAGAAGCTCGGTGTGCCTGTCTCTTACTCGCCGGTTAGGGGCAAGCACCCCTGCATAGAGAGGCACCTCCGCTTCTGGCCCAAGTGGGTAGCCACACTCCCGAGAGAACGGCTAGGCGAAGCCTCGGAGCACCTTAGGCTATTGGGGATGCCGGTTAAGCCTTGCAACTGCGAGCCAGAGACACTCGAGCTCGCAAAGCTATGGGAGACCGTCTACCGCGCGGCAATGATAGCGGCATGGCAAGAGCTTCACAGGATGGCATTAAGGTTCGGCGCTGATATCGAAAAGATAACAGAGTTTGTAGCCGAGGTGCACGAGGTGCTAAGGGACCGGCCCGTGTACTACCCGAGCGTGATAGGCGGGCATTGCCTCATACCAAACACGAGGATACTACGAAGCGTCTACCAGAGCAAACTCCTAGACTTCATACTCGAGAGCAACGAGCTGAGACAAGAAGAGATCAACGACCCGAAGGTGAGGGAGGGTGTCGAGAAGGTAAAGCAGGTAGCCGAGAGGCTAATCAACAAGGACTATTATAGATGCGAGTGA
- the hisE gene encoding phosphoribosyl-ATP diphosphatase: MTRGCDILEELEEVVRERDRLRPRGSYTVELLEKGVGFVARKVGEEAVEAVVAALDETPERLTEEVADLLYHLTVLLYLRGVSWRKVFEVLDARRRGAQRGDKDTRGGPG; this comes from the coding sequence ATGACCAGAGGGTGCGATATACTCGAGGAGCTTGAGGAGGTTGTACGCGAGCGTGACCGTCTCAGACCACGAGGCTCGTACACTGTCGAGCTTCTCGAGAAGGGCGTCGGGTTCGTCGCCAGGAAGGTTGGAGAGGAGGCTGTTGAGGCGGTTGTTGCCGCGCTTGACGAGACCCCGGAGAGGCTTACGGAGGAGGTAGCCGACCTCCTCTACCATCTAACCGTCCTGCTCTACCTCCGGGGCGTCTCGTGGAGAAAGGTATTCGAGGTGCTGGATGCGAGGAGGCGTGGGGCGCAGCGTGGCGACAAGGATACTCGTGGTGGGCCTGGGTGA